The genomic stretch GACCCATCGAGATGGCCTGACCCCACCTCCCCCCATGCGGGGGAGGACGGAAAATCGAAGGCTTAGGCGCGCGCAAGCCGCCTAAACTTCAAATTTTCCAGGAGAGGGGCGCGGTTATGTTGGTACAATCCTCACCGAGCCCCTCTCTTGCGATTTCAGATGTTTAGGCCGCTTGCGCTGGCCTAATTCATCGAAATCGCTTTCTCCCCCGCCAAGGGGGAGATGGGCATCGCCGCACTCGGCCACCGCACCGACGTCTCCCACGCATGGGGGAGATGTTACAGAATACGAGAGTTCACCCGATCAGGACAAAGCCTTCTGCGATTTCTGGCAACTTCGTCAGGTCGGCAGCCTCAACGCGCTGCCGCATTCAGCGCCTGCCCGGCGCCCGCATGCATCTGGACAAGTTCGCGATGCACCGCCTCCTGAAAATCGAGGATTTCGGCCCGCGCTTCATCGTAAGACAGCCCCTGATGAAAAAGTTCGGTCTTGAGGTCGGCGCATAATGACCTCCAGAACGCGTTGGCTGGCGGACCGTTCAACCGGTCGAGCGCGCAAGCTGACCTGCGGACCAGGTCAGCCATGCGGGCCAGCGGAAAATGGGAAATGGAACCTGCACCGTGAGAAATCATGCCGTCTTGCTTCATGTCGGACGTCCCTTGTCAAAAGAGTGTTTCGCACTTCCAATAGGTTCATGGAGGAGCGTGCTTCTCTCAGGGCTCTGATAGCGCCAGACATCGTTGCTCCATGACATGCCAGTCATACTGGAGTGACAAAGCCTTTACGGTCTTTAACAACGGCCTACTCACTGGAGTATGCCATATTCCTAAATCGCGATAGAAAACTGTCAACATGAGTTTACAGTTTTTCCACCAAATAAATCACAAAATTGATTCATCGGCACCCGCTTCAATCATGAGGAGAGTTCTCCTGACGATTTGACCACAAGCGCTGTAGTCTACCTCCCCCCATGCGGGGGAGGACGGAAAATCGAAGGCTTAGGCGCGCGCAAGCCGCCCAAATTCCAGATTTTCCAGGAGAGGGGCGCAGTTCCCGTGGCACCATCCTCACCGAGCCCCCCTCTTGCGATTTCAGATGTTTAGGCCGCTTGCGCTGGCCTAACTCATCGAAATCGCTTTTTCCCACGCATGGGGGAGATCGGCGAAACGGTCACCACGCGCACCTTCCCTCTCCCCTTGAGGGAGAGGTTACAAAATCGAAGAGTTAGCCCGATCAGGGCTAAGCTTCTGATTTTGTTGGTGAGGGGGTGGTGAGGCGGGCAGGAATCTCCCCCTCACTGGGAATTTCTAGCACTTAGCCACAGGCTAAGATGCTGAAATTTCATTCTCTCCCTCCAGGGGAGAGAGAAGACCTGCGATCACACTTCCGTGATCGAAACCTCGCCTCTCAAAAAATCCCCTTAACCCTTACGGGTTAACGACGCAGTTTTGCTGCTTTTTGGGGGATGATCATTCCAAATTCCCCAATCTTTCCAATCACCATACCCCATTTTCATCCCCCTCCGTTTTTCCCGTTCTATCCTGTCCCCGTTCCGCCCTCGGATACACCGGACATTGCGAAGTCCGGCGAGGCGGGGCCGGTGCCGGGATGGAGGGCTGTCGCAGGTCCAAGATAACGGCGTCGCAACGGTCTCCCTCCCTTCGCCAGGAAGAA from Peteryoungia desertarenae encodes the following:
- a CDS encoding DUF6074 family protein is translated as MKQDGMISHGAGSISHFPLARMADLVRRSACALDRLNGPPANAFWRSLCADLKTELFHQGLSYDEARAEILDFQEAVHRELVQMHAGAGQALNAAAR